In one Marinomonas maritima genomic region, the following are encoded:
- a CDS encoding regulatory protein RecX, with product MKEQKISTLDQALSLLSHREHSSKELATKLKAKGNTENEISSTITHLQDINYLNDQRFTEVFIRSRISKPLGVNRILQELVQKGIDKAEANEAITDANADWFELAKKLKERKFGEETSTDFKEKAKQSRYLQYRGFDFEQIKYAISPSDEY from the coding sequence ATGAAAGAACAGAAGATATCAACACTTGACCAAGCCCTGTCTCTATTAAGCCATAGAGAACACAGCTCAAAAGAACTGGCCACTAAATTAAAAGCAAAAGGGAACACGGAAAATGAAATCAGTTCGACTATTACACACCTTCAAGACATAAATTATCTCAATGACCAGCGCTTTACTGAAGTTTTTATAAGAAGCAGAATAAGTAAGCCCCTCGGCGTGAACCGAATACTACAAGAGCTCGTTCAAAAAGGCATCGACAAGGCTGAAGCTAATGAAGCCATTACAGATGCAAATGCTGACTGGTTCGAATTAGCAAAGAAATTAAAAGAAAGAAAATTTGGAGAAGAAACTAGTACAGACTTCAAAGAAAAAGCCAAACAGTCACGCTACCTACAATATCGTGGCTTTGACTTCGAACAAATTAAATACGCCATATCCCCATCAGATGAATACTAA
- a CDS encoding coiled-coil domain-containing protein: protein MLIWQWGLIASSVLFLVIFIFVLRRYLSLKKSVSGTNNIADDKPSKQKRLKNDLKEASTEEKKQWLILLDQQRSICTQLLENLPKSDFQGRAALSCWAIFLDVEIHVIEQSVPNSDVLALLGAFKGILDKIDRAQEVDELLKALKVNQTILRELNKVIQRTSEKVFAQVNVTSELNLQLEKLQEQLAKEGELDGALALLRAEMASMCEFAERLKLHLAEVKEEGDNALYVDALEAFLSDADESVFLHSVRSELDDKVADLKQLAAYQKTIIADLKEHVRKAKLDHEGDGKHIGAYDVYIVRLEKSLLESGRVVKRLEGKLESLQAIKYNLNIDVVKRDEALRQKEALLEKQGVDLTQGMDIYGVFDEERNTMKKMEDLLHHDSFTEESDAFASEQTSKLSSLRLMVNESELYVEMLEMDLEKAQVLRESLEHKLLHPDSIMDAASDESLEMDVLINKDLEEIENLREINDELEAERKRLEVDLYDGQVQSEEFTKLQGKIDELDGKIESVQKNYVEMEERYLAALMAKEDGL, encoded by the coding sequence ATGTTGATTTGGCAATGGGGACTTATTGCATCAAGTGTGCTTTTTTTGGTGATATTCATATTTGTTCTAAGGCGGTATTTATCGCTAAAAAAGTCAGTTTCTGGAACTAATAATATTGCAGATGATAAACCTAGTAAGCAGAAGAGATTAAAAAATGATTTGAAAGAGGCTTCAACGGAAGAAAAAAAGCAATGGCTGATTTTGTTGGATCAACAGCGAAGTATCTGTACTCAGCTTCTTGAAAATTTACCTAAGTCTGACTTTCAGGGGCGTGCTGCTTTGTCTTGTTGGGCAATTTTTTTGGATGTCGAAATACATGTTATTGAGCAATCGGTGCCTAATTCGGACGTGTTAGCGCTCTTAGGGGCATTTAAAGGCATTTTGGATAAAATTGATCGGGCTCAGGAAGTTGATGAGCTTTTGAAAGCGCTAAAAGTAAATCAAACTATACTGCGAGAGCTAAATAAGGTTATTCAAAGAACTAGCGAAAAAGTGTTTGCCCAAGTAAATGTTACATCTGAATTGAATTTACAACTCGAAAAACTTCAAGAACAGCTGGCCAAAGAGGGAGAGTTGGATGGGGCGCTTGCCTTGCTTCGGGCTGAAATGGCAAGTATGTGTGAGTTTGCAGAACGGTTGAAGCTTCATTTAGCTGAAGTTAAGGAAGAGGGTGATAATGCGCTTTACGTTGATGCTCTAGAGGCATTTTTGAGTGATGCCGATGAATCTGTTTTCTTACATTCTGTTCGTTCTGAGTTGGACGATAAAGTGGCAGACCTTAAGCAATTAGCTGCTTATCAAAAAACCATCATTGCGGATCTAAAAGAACATGTTCGTAAGGCTAAGTTGGATCATGAAGGTGATGGAAAGCACATTGGTGCCTATGATGTTTATATCGTCAGACTAGAAAAATCGCTATTAGAAAGTGGTCGAGTGGTTAAGCGCTTAGAAGGGAAGCTGGAAAGTTTACAGGCGATTAAATATAACTTAAATATTGATGTTGTTAAGCGTGATGAGGCATTGAGGCAGAAAGAAGCTCTGCTTGAAAAACAAGGTGTAGACCTCACTCAAGGGATGGATATATATGGTGTTTTTGATGAAGAGCGCAACACCATGAAAAAAATGGAAGATTTGCTTCATCACGACTCATTTACTGAAGAGTCCGACGCTTTTGCGAGTGAGCAGACCTCAAAGCTGAGTTCTTTACGCTTAATGGTGAATGAGTCTGAGCTTTATGTGGAAATGCTGGAAATGGATTTGGAGAAGGCACAGGTCTTGCGTGAAAGTCTTGAGCATAAGCTGCTTCACCCAGACTCGATTATGGACGCCGCAAGTGATGAAAGTCTGGAAATGGATGTTTTGATTAACAAAGACTTAGAGGAAATTGAAAACCTTCGCGAGATTAATGATGAATTGGAGGCTGAACGAAAGCGTCTAGAAGTTGATTTGTACGATGGGCAAGTTCAATCGGAAGAATTTACTAAACTGCAGGGTAAGATAGATGAATTGGATGGAAAAATTGAGTCTGTTCAAAAAAACTATGTAGAAATGGAGGAGCGCTATCTGGCGGCGTTGATGGCTAAAGAAGATGGGTTGTAA
- the recA gene encoding recombinase RecA → MSSIADNKKKALDAALSQIERQFGKGAIMKMGEGAKLDIDTVSTGSLGLDIALGAGGLPYGRICEIYGPESSGKTTLTLSVIAEAQKQGKTCAFIDAEHALDPSYAEKLGVNIADLLISQPDTGEQALEIVDMLVRSNSVDVIIIDSVAALVPKSEIEGEMGSSSVGVQARLLSQAMRKLTGSIKNANCLVIFINQIRMKIGVMFGSPETTTGGNALKFYSSVRLDIRRIGSVKQGEEVIGNETRVKVVKNKIAPPFKQAEFQIHYGAGIYRMGEIIDLGVKQGFVDKAGAWYAYAGNKIGQGKANAAQYLSDNPDMAKEIEAKVREDLLPKKTKPEGKVDAKTADVEEAAEESLDF, encoded by the coding sequence ATGTCATCTATCGCAGACAACAAGAAAAAGGCGCTGGACGCAGCGCTGTCTCAAATCGAGCGTCAATTTGGTAAAGGCGCCATCATGAAGATGGGCGAAGGTGCCAAGCTTGATATTGATACGGTTTCTACTGGATCGTTAGGTCTGGATATTGCGCTTGGTGCGGGTGGACTTCCTTATGGTCGTATCTGTGAAATATACGGACCAGAGTCTTCAGGTAAAACAACATTAACCTTAAGTGTTATTGCAGAAGCTCAGAAGCAAGGCAAAACCTGTGCATTTATTGATGCGGAGCACGCGCTTGACCCTTCTTATGCAGAAAAGCTTGGCGTTAATATTGCCGATCTACTGATCTCGCAACCAGACACGGGTGAACAAGCACTTGAGATTGTGGACATGTTGGTCCGTTCGAACAGTGTTGATGTGATCATCATTGATTCGGTCGCCGCGCTTGTTCCTAAGTCAGAAATTGAAGGCGAAATGGGGAGTTCTTCTGTTGGTGTTCAAGCTCGCTTGTTGTCTCAAGCAATGCGTAAATTAACGGGCTCGATCAAAAATGCCAATTGTCTTGTTATCTTTATTAACCAAATCCGTATGAAAATTGGTGTGATGTTTGGTAGCCCAGAAACGACAACCGGTGGTAATGCGCTTAAATTCTACTCTTCAGTTCGTTTGGATATTCGCCGTATCGGATCGGTTAAGCAAGGTGAAGAAGTGATTGGTAACGAGACACGCGTGAAAGTGGTGAAAAACAAAATTGCACCGCCATTTAAACAAGCGGAGTTCCAAATTCACTACGGTGCAGGTATTTACCGCATGGGAGAAATTATCGACTTAGGTGTTAAGCAAGGCTTTGTGGATAAAGCGGGTGCTTGGTACGCTTATGCTGGTAATAAAATTGGTCAGGGTAAAGCCAATGCCGCACAATATTTATCGGATAATCCAGACATGGCGAAAGAGATAGAAGCGAAAGTACGTGAAGATCTATTGCCTAAGAAAACCAAACCCGAAGGCAAGGTAGATGCTAAAACCGCTGATGTAGAAGAGGCAGCTGAAGAGTCACTCGACTTCTAG
- a CDS encoding CinA family protein, giving the protein MNQMQKMTQSADQVGEMLKAKDLLLVTAESCTGGLIGAVCTDVAGSSSWFFGGVISYANEAKIQGLSVKAETLSAFGAVSEQTVKEMCAGALQLGGDLSVAVSGVAGPSGGSPEKPVGCVYIGWQLTGRPVKVTRYQFSGNRQAIREATVLAALQGVKEMLNNL; this is encoded by the coding sequence ATGAATCAGATGCAAAAAATGACACAGTCAGCCGACCAAGTTGGCGAGATGTTAAAGGCAAAAGATCTTTTATTAGTGACCGCAGAATCGTGTACTGGTGGCCTTATCGGTGCCGTATGTACCGACGTAGCGGGTAGCTCATCATGGTTTTTTGGTGGCGTAATTAGCTACGCAAATGAAGCAAAAATACAGGGTTTATCTGTAAAAGCGGAGACTTTATCGGCCTTTGGTGCTGTTTCAGAGCAAACGGTGAAGGAAATGTGTGCTGGCGCTTTACAACTAGGTGGTGACCTATCGGTTGCGGTTAGTGGTGTTGCTGGTCCGTCGGGAGGCTCGCCAGAAAAGCCGGTTGGCTGTGTTTATATTGGTTGGCAGTTAACTGGGCGACCCGTCAAAGTAACGCGCTATCAATTTTCGGGAAATAGACAAGCTATCAGAGAGGCAACAGTTTTGGCGGCTCTTCAAGGGGTAAAAGAAATGCTTAATAATCTTTAA
- the mutS gene encoding DNA mismatch repair protein MutS translates to MSKVTEDNHTPMMRQYFGLKSEHPNQLLFYRMGDFYEIFYDDAKRASQLLDITLTSRGHSGGKPIPMAGIPYHAAENYIARLVRMGESVVIAEQTGDPATSKGPVERKIARIVTPGTISDEAFLEEKRENLLLSLAHQSRKGLDVFGFSYLDMASGRFCLFEVDGHEALASELQRLSPMEILVSEDFPARDRLKLEKGVSELGPWHFDYESSYRQLIQQFNTKDLSGFGCEALTAAIASAGALLQYAKDTQRSALPHIQSIMVEHKDDSVLIDGATRRNLEIDINLTGGTSNTLVEVLDECATPMGSRLLKRWLHTPIRDLNEIQSRQKVVAELQVKQAYDTLKTPLKKIGDLERILSRVALRTARPRDLLRLKFALEAVPEINTLLENTTAERLLELNQRILAQPEITQILSQALVENPPSVVRDGGIFAKGYDDELDELLSLSTNATDFLAEMERSEKARTGISSLKVGFNRVHGYYIEISRLHSDQAPVEYIRRQTLKNAERFITPELKIFEDKALSAKSKSLAREKELYEGLLDRLNETLRELQTTSQALAQLDVMNNFAERADALSFTCPELHNRGGIQITGGRHPVVEAVISEPFVPNDLELNNKRSLLMITGPNMGGKSTYMRQIALITLLAHTGSFVPAESASISVVDRIFTRMGSSDDLAGGRSTFMVEMTETANILNNASKDSLVLMDEVGRGTSTFDGLSLAWAAVDYLAKELKCYVLFATHYFELTALADQLDNAANVHLTATEYEDEIIFLHKVHEGPASQSYGLQVAQLAGVPRGVIGHAKQKLKELEVVTGINLEGTTLHSDTRSHSTKTQENKMSYQPQQVDMFAQAEQNALKNAVEALDLDNMTPLEAISALYKLKSQL, encoded by the coding sequence ATGAGTAAAGTAACAGAAGATAACCATACACCGATGATGCGCCAATACTTCGGCCTTAAATCTGAGCATCCAAACCAATTATTATTTTACAGAATGGGAGATTTCTACGAGATTTTCTATGACGATGCCAAACGTGCCTCTCAATTGCTTGATATCACACTCACGTCTCGTGGTCATTCTGGCGGCAAACCTATTCCAATGGCGGGCATTCCTTATCACGCTGCCGAGAACTACATTGCTCGTCTTGTTCGCATGGGCGAATCGGTTGTGATTGCAGAACAAACTGGCGACCCAGCCACCAGCAAAGGACCTGTTGAGAGAAAAATTGCTCGCATCGTCACGCCAGGTACCATTAGTGACGAGGCCTTTTTGGAAGAAAAGCGCGAAAATTTACTGTTGTCTCTTGCCCATCAATCTCGCAAAGGCCTCGATGTTTTTGGTTTCTCTTACCTTGATATGGCAAGCGGCCGTTTTTGCCTGTTTGAAGTAGATGGTCATGAAGCACTTGCCAGCGAATTACAGCGTTTATCGCCTATGGAGATTTTAGTCTCCGAAGACTTCCCGGCACGAGATAGGTTAAAACTTGAGAAAGGTGTCTCAGAGCTTGGCCCTTGGCATTTTGATTATGAATCCAGCTACCGCCAATTAATTCAGCAATTTAACACCAAAGACTTATCTGGTTTTGGTTGTGAAGCCCTCACCGCTGCCATCGCGTCAGCGGGCGCATTACTTCAATACGCCAAAGACACTCAGCGCTCAGCGTTACCCCACATTCAATCTATTATGGTTGAGCATAAAGATGACTCAGTATTAATAGACGGCGCCACACGACGAAACTTAGAAATAGACATTAATTTAACCGGTGGCACCAGTAACACCTTGGTGGAAGTGTTAGACGAATGTGCCACACCAATGGGCAGTCGTTTATTGAAGCGCTGGTTGCACACGCCGATCCGTGACTTAAACGAGATTCAATCACGCCAAAAAGTGGTTGCAGAATTACAAGTAAAACAAGCTTACGATACGCTGAAAACGCCATTGAAAAAAATTGGCGACTTGGAACGTATACTTTCTCGCGTCGCCTTACGCACAGCTCGACCTAGAGATTTATTGCGCCTAAAGTTTGCTCTTGAGGCTGTACCTGAAATCAATACTTTATTAGAAAACACCACAGCGGAACGACTCTTAGAGCTCAATCAGCGCATTCTTGCTCAACCAGAAATCACCCAAATTTTGTCACAAGCACTGGTTGAAAACCCACCTTCTGTGGTTCGCGATGGCGGCATTTTCGCAAAAGGTTACGACGACGAACTCGATGAACTCCTATCTCTATCCACGAATGCGACGGATTTTTTAGCGGAAATGGAGCGCAGCGAAAAAGCACGCACTGGCATTAGCTCACTAAAAGTCGGATTTAACCGTGTTCATGGTTATTACATTGAAATCAGTCGCCTGCACTCAGACCAAGCACCAGTGGAATACATTCGTCGTCAGACCTTAAAAAATGCTGAGCGCTTCATTACACCTGAACTAAAAATATTTGAAGACAAAGCACTCAGCGCCAAGTCCAAATCACTCGCAAGAGAAAAAGAGCTTTACGAAGGGCTATTAGATCGACTCAATGAAACGTTAAGGGAATTACAAACCACCAGCCAAGCGCTCGCTCAACTTGATGTGATGAACAATTTTGCAGAACGTGCTGATGCCTTGAGTTTTACCTGCCCAGAATTACACAACCGAGGCGGCATTCAAATCACGGGCGGCCGCCACCCGGTAGTGGAAGCCGTCATTTCTGAACCTTTCGTTCCCAATGATCTTGAACTCAACAACAAGCGCTCTTTGCTGATGATTACCGGCCCTAATATGGGCGGTAAGTCGACCTATATGCGACAAATTGCCTTAATCACCTTATTGGCGCACACCGGCAGCTTTGTTCCAGCCGAGTCCGCATCGATATCCGTGGTGGATCGTATATTTACTCGTATGGGCTCATCGGACGATCTTGCCGGTGGCCGCTCGACCTTTATGGTCGAAATGACAGAAACCGCCAATATTTTAAATAATGCCAGCAAAGACAGCTTGGTGTTAATGGACGAGGTAGGACGAGGCACCAGCACATTTGATGGATTATCTCTGGCTTGGGCGGCGGTGGATTATCTCGCTAAAGAACTAAAATGCTACGTACTATTCGCAACGCATTATTTTGAACTAACAGCCTTAGCGGACCAACTCGACAATGCGGCCAACGTTCACCTAACTGCTACAGAGTACGAGGATGAAATCATCTTCCTTCATAAGGTACACGAAGGCCCTGCAAGCCAGTCGTACGGACTACAAGTTGCTCAACTTGCTGGTGTACCGCGTGGCGTTATAGGTCATGCTAAACAAAAATTAAAAGAACTGGAAGTCGTTACTGGTATTAATCTTGAAGGCACAACCCTTCATAGCGATACAAGATCGCACTCAACTAAGACCCAAGAAAACAAAATGAGCTATCAGCCACAACAAGTCGACATGTTCGCCCAAGCAGAACAAAATGCATTAAAAAATGCGGTTGAAGCACTTGATTTGGATAACATGACGCCACTAGAGGCGATTAGCGCTCTTTACAAACTAAAATCTCAGTTGTAG
- the fdxA gene encoding ferredoxin FdxA, giving the protein MAFIVTDNCIRCKYTDCVEVCPVDCFYEGPNFLVINPDECIDCALCEPECPANAIFSEDELPEDQEVFVELNRDLSLIWPNIAEKKDALPDAAQWDGVEDKLEHLER; this is encoded by the coding sequence ATGGCTTTCATCGTTACCGATAACTGCATTCGCTGCAAATACACCGACTGTGTTGAAGTTTGTCCTGTTGACTGCTTCTACGAAGGCCCAAATTTTTTAGTCATCAATCCAGATGAATGTATTGACTGTGCATTATGCGAGCCAGAATGCCCAGCAAATGCCATCTTCTCTGAAGACGAATTGCCGGAAGATCAAGAAGTATTTGTAGAGCTAAACAGAGACCTATCTTTGATATGGCCTAACATTGCAGAGAAAAAAGACGCACTGCCTGATGCAGCACAATGGGATGGTGTGGAAGACAAACTGGAACATTTAGAACGTTAA
- a CDS encoding EAL and HDOD domain-containing protein, whose product MNENVLLAHSNVSLARQPIVDSHLSVMGYELLYRKNPIAMQADVIDGVGATAQVISASLFEFGIENLVGSNKAFVNFPRAYLLSPNGMPIHKENLIIEVMEDAGFDAILLSSLRHWVKAGCSIALDDFVFHSKLTPFIDLAEYVKLDMLTLGNEKFHQQVEALKGFNVKIIAAKVETWEDYQFCRLLGVEYFQGYFFERPEVITSKTSKVNSMTLLQIMSSLLNTSSFSVDELERIVSQDAGLVHKLLRYLNSPLTGLVASVDSVRLAIMLIGVEQLKSLTNLLLMSEMVGDRHVLLEQIMVRAKHAELFAKSRGYDNQDKYFLAGMLSMIDVCTGMKLDEVLGELPLPNEFINAIMHRSGRVGNALDLVEYYNNGRIIKDQQDFEDLKTTYLSAVKWVDEFLVAI is encoded by the coding sequence ATGAACGAAAATGTGTTATTAGCTCACTCTAATGTTTCCTTGGCACGACAGCCTATTGTCGATAGTCATCTTTCTGTTATGGGATATGAACTTTTATACCGTAAGAACCCTATCGCCATGCAGGCGGATGTGATTGATGGCGTAGGTGCGACCGCCCAAGTGATTTCTGCTAGTCTTTTTGAATTTGGTATAGAGAATTTAGTGGGCTCTAATAAAGCGTTTGTTAACTTCCCTAGAGCGTATTTATTAAGTCCTAACGGGATGCCTATTCATAAAGAAAACCTTATTATTGAAGTGATGGAAGACGCAGGCTTCGATGCTATTCTACTGTCGTCTTTACGGCATTGGGTTAAGGCTGGTTGCTCTATTGCATTAGATGATTTCGTTTTTCACAGTAAATTAACGCCTTTTATTGATCTGGCCGAATACGTTAAATTGGATATGCTAACGTTAGGCAATGAAAAATTTCATCAACAAGTTGAAGCGCTAAAAGGTTTCAACGTCAAAATTATCGCTGCGAAAGTCGAAACGTGGGAAGATTATCAATTTTGCCGATTGTTGGGTGTGGAATACTTTCAAGGTTATTTTTTTGAAAGACCAGAAGTCATAACCAGCAAAACCTCCAAAGTAAACAGTATGACACTCCTGCAAATTATGTCGTCATTATTGAATACTTCTTCATTTAGTGTGGATGAACTGGAGAGAATTGTTAGTCAAGATGCTGGGCTTGTGCATAAGCTACTGCGTTATTTGAATTCTCCTTTGACCGGTCTGGTTGCATCAGTAGATTCTGTTCGTTTAGCCATTATGTTGATTGGTGTTGAGCAGCTTAAATCACTGACTAATTTATTGTTAATGTCTGAAATGGTTGGCGATAGGCACGTGCTGCTTGAGCAAATTATGGTGCGGGCTAAGCATGCAGAATTGTTTGCCAAAAGCCGAGGGTACGATAATCAAGACAAATATTTTTTAGCGGGAATGTTGTCTATGATTGATGTGTGTACAGGAATGAAGCTGGATGAAGTTCTTGGAGAGCTGCCTTTGCCCAATGAATTTATTAACGCCATTATGCATCGCTCTGGTCGAGTGGGTAATGCTCTTGATTTGGTGGAATATTATAATAATGGTCGGATCATTAAAGACCAGCAAGATTTTGAGGATTTGAAGACCACCTATTTGAGTGCTGTTAAATGGGTAGATGAGTTTCTTGTTGCGATATAA
- the ilvD gene encoding dihydroxy-acid dehydratase encodes MPVYRSKTTTSGRNMAGARALWRATGMTDDDFQKPIIAVVNSFTQFVPGHVHLKDMGQLVAREIEAAGGVAKEFNTIAVDDGIAMGHDGMLYSLPSRDLIADSVEYMANAHCADALVCISNCDKITPGMLMAAMRLNIPVIFVSGGPMEAGKTKLSENKLDLVDAMVIAADPTASDEKVAEYERSACPTCGSCSGMFTANSMNCLTEALGLSLPGNGTTLATHSDRRRLFLEAGRRIVDITKRFYENDEANWAPRAIASFDAFENAMTLDIAMGGSTNTILHLLAIALEAGVDFTMEDIDRLSRRVPQLCKVAPNSPKYHVEDVHRAGGIFGLLGELDRAGLLHNQCHTVHSKTLEEALETWDIMRSPTPEVIEFYKAGPAGIPTQTAFSQSTRWPSLDGDRKDGCFRSIENAFSLEGGLAVLYGNIALDGCVVKSAGVDESCLVFEGPAHITESQDEAVKNILDDKVKAGEVVIVRYEGPKGGPGMQEMLYPTSYIKSKGLGQACALLTDGRFSGGTSGLSIGHVSPEAGAGGAIGLVENGDIIRIDIPNRTINVLLSDEELQARRDAMNAKGADAWKPAEVRPRKVSPALKVYAHFVTSADKGAVRDISKID; translated from the coding sequence ATGCCAGTATACCGCTCCAAGACAACTACCTCCGGCCGTAATATGGCAGGAGCTCGTGCGCTATGGCGCGCCACCGGAATGACAGACGATGATTTTCAAAAACCCATCATCGCAGTGGTCAACTCTTTTACACAATTTGTACCCGGCCACGTTCATCTAAAAGATATGGGCCAACTAGTTGCTCGTGAAATTGAAGCTGCAGGTGGCGTAGCAAAAGAGTTCAACACTATTGCGGTAGACGATGGTATTGCAATGGGTCATGACGGTATGTTGTACAGTCTTCCTTCACGCGATTTGATTGCAGACTCAGTAGAATACATGGCCAATGCGCATTGCGCTGATGCCCTCGTTTGTATTTCTAACTGTGACAAAATCACACCGGGAATGCTGATGGCGGCGATGCGTCTTAACATTCCTGTTATTTTTGTTTCTGGCGGACCAATGGAAGCCGGCAAGACAAAATTATCCGAAAACAAGCTCGACCTAGTCGATGCCATGGTAATTGCAGCAGATCCAACTGCATCAGATGAGAAAGTGGCTGAGTACGAACGCTCTGCTTGTCCAACCTGTGGTTCTTGTTCTGGCATGTTTACCGCCAATTCAATGAACTGTCTAACTGAAGCGCTAGGCCTAAGCCTGCCTGGCAACGGCACAACATTGGCGACACATTCCGACCGTCGTCGTTTATTCCTAGAAGCCGGTCGTCGCATTGTCGACATCACAAAACGTTTCTACGAAAATGATGAAGCTAATTGGGCGCCACGCGCTATTGCAAGCTTTGATGCCTTTGAAAATGCGATGACACTAGACATTGCAATGGGTGGGTCAACCAATACCATTCTTCATCTATTAGCGATCGCTCTTGAAGCAGGCGTAGACTTTACGATGGAAGACATCGACAGGTTGTCGCGTCGCGTCCCTCAGTTGTGTAAGGTCGCACCCAACTCGCCTAAATACCATGTTGAAGACGTCCATCGAGCAGGCGGTATTTTTGGCCTGCTAGGCGAGCTAGATCGTGCCGGTCTATTGCACAACCAATGTCATACCGTTCATTCTAAAACATTGGAAGAAGCGCTTGAAACATGGGATATCATGCGTTCACCAACGCCAGAAGTGATTGAATTTTACAAAGCGGGCCCCGCGGGTATTCCAACACAAACCGCGTTTAGTCAATCGACTCGCTGGCCATCTTTAGACGGAGACCGTAAAGACGGTTGTTTCCGTTCTATTGAAAATGCTTTCTCTTTAGAAGGCGGGTTAGCCGTATTGTACGGAAACATTGCGCTAGATGGCTGTGTTGTAAAAAGCGCCGGCGTCGACGAATCTTGCTTAGTCTTTGAAGGCCCGGCCCACATTACTGAATCGCAAGACGAAGCCGTTAAGAACATTCTTGATGACAAAGTCAAAGCGGGCGAAGTGGTTATCGTGCGCTACGAAGGACCAAAAGGCGGCCCGGGCATGCAAGAAATGCTTTACCCAACCTCTTACATTAAGTCTAAAGGCCTAGGCCAAGCCTGTGCACTTTTAACGGATGGACGTTTCTCTGGTGGTACTTCCGGCTTGTCTATTGGTCACGTGTCTCCTGAAGCAGGTGCTGGCGGAGCAATCGGATTAGTAGAAAATGGCGATATTATCCGTATCGATATTCCAAACCGTACTATTAACGTATTGCTAAGCGACGAAGAACTACAAGCTCGCCGTGACGCGATGAATGCAAAAGGCGCAGATGCTTGGAAGCCCGCAGAAGTACGCCCTCGCAAAGTCTCTCCGGCATTGAAAGTGTATGCTCACTTTGTCACCAGTGCAGACAAAGGTGCCGTACGCGACATCAGTAAAATAGACTGA
- a CDS encoding 23S rRNA (adenine(2030)-N(6))-methyltransferase RlmJ, which produces MLSYRHIYHAGNHADILKHLTVSQICRHFIKKDAPFFYLDTHAGIGQYSLNSEQAQKNKEFHSGIARLFTEDNLPEPLENLLDIVREMNPADALSFYPGSPKIVDYYVRQKDKLHLCELHPNDYPTLAALFPNKRKANVVKDDGFTAVKAMLPPPQKRGFVLMDPPYEVKKDYQYVVQALEDGYKRFPQGTFAIWYPVLNRQQANTFLNSIKATKIRNVLSLELCIRNTEEERGMAGSGMIIVNPPWTLEKEANEFLPVLSKLLAEDSEAAYQVTWITPE; this is translated from the coding sequence ATGCTCAGCTATCGCCATATTTATCATGCAGGCAACCACGCTGATATTTTAAAGCATTTGACGGTAAGTCAAATCTGCCGCCATTTTATAAAAAAAGACGCGCCCTTTTTCTATTTAGATACTCACGCTGGCATTGGTCAATACTCATTAAACTCTGAGCAAGCGCAAAAGAATAAAGAGTTTCACTCCGGCATTGCTCGTCTATTTACCGAAGACAACCTACCAGAGCCTTTAGAAAATCTGTTAGACATTGTTCGGGAAATGAACCCTGCAGACGCGCTAAGTTTTTACCCTGGCAGCCCAAAGATTGTTGACTACTACGTACGTCAAAAAGACAAACTACACTTATGCGAGTTGCATCCGAACGACTATCCAACGCTGGCTGCGTTGTTCCCAAACAAACGTAAAGCCAATGTCGTCAAAGACGATGGTTTTACCGCCGTAAAAGCCATGCTGCCCCCGCCACAAAAACGCGGATTTGTTTTGATGGACCCACCGTATGAAGTCAAAAAGGACTACCAATATGTGGTTCAAGCATTGGAAGATGGCTACAAACGTTTTCCTCAAGGCACCTTCGCTATCTGGTATCCAGTGTTAAATCGCCAGCAAGCAAATACCTTTTTGAATTCGATAAAAGCAACAAAGATTCGCAATGTTCTTTCGCTCGAACTCTGTATTAGAAACACAGAAGAAGAGCGCGGAATGGCAGGAAGCGGTATGATCATTGTTAATCCGCCTTGGACTCTCGAAAAAGAAGCCAACGAATTTTTACCAGTGCTAAGCAAGCTATTAGCAGAAGACAGCGAGGCGGCATATCAAGTCACTTGGATCACGCCAGAATAA